The following proteins come from a genomic window of Pseudomonas sp. MAG733B:
- the galE gene encoding UDP-glucose 4-epimerase GalE has product MRKTTLITGGAGYIGSHTALALINAGHNVLVLDNLCNSCRECIARLEQLTLSRVDFINGDIRDSTLLDDIFRRYDIDAVVHFASLKSVEESMRKPLEYYANNVAGTLDLCQAMARNNIFKLVFSSSATVYGEPTRTPIAEDFGTGKPVNAYGRTKLMIEELLTDLCHSDPRWSIGLLRYFNPIGAHESGMIGEDPRGRPNNLLPCLTQVAIGRMPELTVYGNDYPTVDGTCVRDYIHVVDLAIGHLKALHVLQHNSGINFWNLGTGIGYSVLQIIHSFEDITGITIPYRFAPRREGDIAQCWADPGKAGRELGWTAQRDLHQMIVDTWRWQSCNPQGYQSSFEIQALMAVK; this is encoded by the coding sequence ATGCGCAAAACTACGTTGATTACTGGCGGGGCCGGCTACATCGGCTCCCACACTGCTTTGGCGCTCATCAATGCCGGACACAATGTGCTGGTGCTCGACAACCTGTGTAACAGCTGTCGGGAGTGCATCGCGCGCCTTGAGCAACTGACTTTGTCCCGGGTCGACTTCATCAATGGCGACATCCGTGATTCGACCCTGCTGGACGACATTTTCAGGCGGTACGACATCGATGCAGTGGTGCATTTTGCCAGCCTCAAATCCGTCGAAGAAAGCATGCGCAAACCCCTGGAATACTACGCCAACAATGTCGCCGGCACGCTTGACCTGTGCCAGGCCATGGCGCGCAACAATATCTTCAAACTGGTGTTCAGCTCATCGGCAACGGTTTACGGCGAACCCACACGAACACCGATTGCCGAAGATTTCGGCACCGGCAAACCGGTCAATGCCTATGGTCGCACCAAGCTCATGATCGAAGAGTTGCTCACCGATCTGTGCCACTCCGATCCCCGCTGGAGCATCGGGTTATTACGCTACTTCAACCCGATTGGCGCTCACGAAAGCGGGATGATCGGCGAAGATCCCCGAGGCCGACCCAACAATCTGTTGCCGTGCCTGACGCAGGTCGCCATTGGCCGGATGCCCGAGCTTACGGTGTACGGCAACGACTATCCCACCGTGGACGGGACTTGCGTGCGCGACTACATCCATGTGGTCGACCTCGCCATCGGCCACCTCAAGGCGCTTCACGTGTTGCAGCACAACAGCGGCATCAATTTCTGGAACCTCGGTACCGGCATTGGCTACAGCGTGCTGCAAATCATCCATAGTTTCGAGGACATCACCGGCATCACCATTCCCTACCGCTTCGCACCGCGACGCGAAGGTGACATTGCCCAATGCTGGGCCGACCCCGGCAAGGCCGGAAGGGAGCTGGGCTGGACCGCGCAACGCGATCTTCATCAGATGATCGTCGATACCTGGCGATGGCAGTCATGTAATCCGCAGGGGTATCAATCTTCATTCGAGATTCAAGCGCTGATGGCAGTCAAATGA
- a CDS encoding family 16 glycosylhydrolase, translating to MFKASWLVLLLAVAMVCNAQSGVPATGLVLWLDAADASTMTLNAQNFVQQWKDKSGKSNHATVDDGASQPQRMANALNGHPVMRFSGVSGFLGKTIRSAKGPVTVLIVSRRLSEQAEVDPWQRLFSSRPQSAHNDNVLPNFAISLQQTTAYAATVSVLELYDVPIGPYGVGRNAIGNSENFRGDIAEVLVYDRAFGSLAERQQAFQYLANKWAVAIPKQADTWTRVGPLGTLPNRTNAKLPLSDQVNDGQWILNTKLSDDFNGTTLDRERWHVNNAIGNESLGRKPALFTPNNASVNNGNLNIVFRKETLPQKYVKLGFKDYTSAMVRTNERGLYGYYEARAKPMNSAGSSAFWLAWTGMEDNATEIDIFEIGGKTKNAALDRSYNMNAHLWATPQSTEHIADGSIWISPWRLADDFHIYGFDWQRDTLRWYVDGVLVRESKNVHFFFPMQVIFDSEAMWKWFGVVDDADLPSTFEVDYFYMWQRRQ from the coding sequence ATGTTCAAAGCGTCTTGGCTGGTACTGCTGCTGGCGGTTGCGATGGTTTGCAACGCACAATCGGGTGTACCTGCTACGGGGCTCGTGTTGTGGCTGGATGCGGCTGATGCGTCAACAATGACCCTGAATGCACAGAACTTTGTCCAGCAATGGAAAGATAAATCCGGCAAGTCCAATCACGCCACAGTCGACGATGGCGCGTCGCAGCCACAGCGAATGGCAAACGCCCTGAACGGTCATCCGGTGATGCGTTTCAGTGGTGTGTCGGGATTTCTGGGTAAAACCATCCGCAGCGCCAAAGGCCCTGTAACGGTATTGATCGTATCCCGTCGATTGTCGGAACAAGCCGAGGTTGATCCCTGGCAGCGCCTGTTCAGTTCACGCCCGCAATCCGCCCACAACGATAACGTGTTGCCGAATTTCGCCATCAGCCTGCAGCAGACCACCGCGTATGCGGCGACCGTTTCCGTCCTGGAGCTTTACGATGTGCCGATTGGTCCGTATGGAGTCGGGCGCAATGCCATCGGCAATTCCGAAAACTTTCGCGGCGACATCGCGGAAGTGTTGGTATACGACCGTGCGTTTGGCTCCCTCGCAGAACGCCAGCAAGCATTTCAGTACCTGGCGAATAAATGGGCCGTTGCCATTCCCAAGCAAGCCGATACCTGGACTCGCGTCGGGCCACTGGGCACATTGCCGAACCGGACTAACGCCAAGCTGCCACTGTCCGATCAAGTCAATGACGGACAGTGGATTCTCAACACCAAACTGTCCGACGACTTCAATGGCACCACCCTCGACCGCGAACGCTGGCACGTCAACAACGCCATAGGGAACGAGTCGCTGGGACGCAAACCGGCGCTGTTCACGCCAAACAATGCATCCGTCAACAATGGCAATCTGAACATTGTCTTTCGCAAGGAAACCTTGCCGCAGAAATACGTCAAGCTGGGCTTCAAGGACTACACCTCAGCCATGGTCCGAACCAATGAACGTGGGCTCTACGGATACTATGAAGCCCGCGCCAAACCCATGAACTCCGCAGGCTCCAGCGCATTCTGGCTGGCGTGGACGGGCATGGAGGACAACGCCACCGAAATCGACATCTTCGAGATCGGCGGCAAAACCAAAAACGCAGCTCTCGACCGCTCGTACAACATGAATGCCCACCTGTGGGCGACGCCGCAAAGCACCGAGCACATCGCCGATGGCAGCATTTGGATCAGTCCATGGCGCCTGGCGGATGACTTCCATATCTACGGCTTCGACTGGCAACGCGACACCCTGCGTTGGTACGTCGATGGTGTTCTGGTCAGGGAATCAAAGAACGTGCATTTCTTTTTTCCGATGCAGGTGATCTTTGATAGCGAAGCCATGTGGAAATGGTTCGGCGTGGTCGACGATGCCGACCTGCCCTCCACCTTCGAAGTGGACTATTTCTACATGTGGCAACGTCGCCAATAG
- a CDS encoding acyltransferase, whose product MIKRRLRELDLLRFLAAIAVVFFHYAFRGYAKGDMSTMPYPLLAEPAKYGYLGVELFFMISGFVILMTASGNSLRVFFISRVVRLCPAFWVCCTITYLVTLAIGQPRYTATLYQYLINMTFLSNLTDVPAIDGVYWSLFVEIQFYLMISILLGFRKIEKIETYLVFWLIISATAETLGFEQLRSILITDYAAYFIAGATFYIIWAKGITKTRTFLLLGALALACYTAVVWAELLETKYSTDYNPLIVCSMIVLFFMTFSLIATNKTGAIGTVNWTALGALTYPLYLLHQMIGFMIFNVAYPAVNPHILLWGTIALMVGASYMIHKKIEAPMASFLKKFLSLSFARVRS is encoded by the coding sequence ATGATCAAACGACGGCTGAGAGAACTGGATTTGCTGCGCTTCCTTGCTGCTATCGCCGTAGTGTTTTTTCACTATGCGTTTCGCGGATATGCAAAGGGCGACATGTCGACAATGCCCTACCCGCTTTTGGCTGAACCCGCTAAATACGGTTATCTAGGCGTCGAACTGTTTTTCATGATCAGTGGGTTTGTCATTCTGATGACCGCGTCGGGCAACAGTCTCAGAGTATTTTTCATATCCCGCGTCGTTCGCCTTTGCCCTGCCTTCTGGGTGTGCTGCACAATCACGTACCTGGTGACCCTTGCCATCGGACAGCCAAGATATACGGCAACTCTTTATCAATACCTTATTAACATGACTTTCCTTAGCAACTTGACGGACGTTCCGGCGATAGACGGCGTTTATTGGTCGCTCTTTGTAGAAATTCAATTCTACTTGATGATTTCCATTCTATTGGGCTTCAGGAAAATAGAAAAAATAGAAACTTATCTCGTGTTCTGGCTAATCATTTCAGCCACAGCAGAAACACTCGGTTTCGAACAATTACGCTCGATCTTGATTACCGATTACGCCGCCTATTTCATCGCGGGAGCCACGTTCTACATCATATGGGCCAAGGGCATCACAAAAACACGAACCTTTCTATTGCTGGGTGCATTGGCATTAGCCTGCTACACCGCAGTTGTATGGGCCGAACTGCTCGAAACAAAATACTCGACCGATTACAACCCACTGATCGTATGCAGCATGATTGTTCTGTTTTTCATGACGTTCTCACTGATCGCAACGAATAAAACGGGAGCCATAGGCACCGTGAACTGGACTGCATTAGGAGCGCTAACCTATCCACTGTATCTGTTGCATCAAATGATCGGATTCATGATTTTCAACGTTGCCTACCCGGCTGTGAACCCGCACATATTGCTCTGGGGCACCATCGCCTTGATGGTAGGTGCGTCTTATATGATCCACAAAAAAATAGAAGCTCCTATGGCCAGCTTCCTTAAAAAATTCCTTTCATTATCCTTCGCCCGCGTACGAAGCTGA
- a CDS encoding DUF1652 domain-containing protein, with product MISMLELRHSIECGFLPLSCICTANSDGSLKIEVFDPSSGQVELLVTGVTTDKLTSSRAIADLIGELRSEMAVRRAHFA from the coding sequence ATGATATCGATGCTTGAGTTACGCCATAGCATTGAGTGCGGCTTTCTCCCGTTATCCTGTATCTGTACGGCAAATTCGGATGGTTCGTTGAAGATCGAAGTGTTCGATCCATCGTCCGGTCAGGTTGAGTTGTTGGTCACTGGTGTGACGACAGATAAGCTGACGTCAAGCCGGGCCATAGCCGATCTCATTGGTGAGTTACGAAGTGAGATGGCCGTCAGACGTGCGCATTTTGCCTAG
- a CDS encoding KGG domain-containing protein, producing MTKRQETHHGFSDDPQKVKEAGRKGESKTNVATDKAEKARIGGQHSHGGTRGER from the coding sequence ATGACCAAGCGACAGGAAACCCATCACGGATTTTCCGACGACCCTCAAAAGGTCAAAGAGGCCGGGCGCAAAGGCGAATCCAAGACTAACGTGGCCACCGACAAAGCCGAGAAGGCTCGTATCGGTGGGCAGCATAGCCACGGAGGGACGCGTGGCGAACGATAA
- a CDS encoding zinc-dependent alcohol dehydrogenase — protein sequence MKAVVFHGVGDIRLDDVPDPTIQSPTDAIVKLTASAICGTDLHFIRGSAPDMQPGTILGHEGVGIIEAIGDDVRNLKVGDRVLIPSTIACGNCSYCRAGYFSQCDVANPNGKTAGTAFFGGPKTTGPFNGLQAEKARIPFANIGLIKLPEEITDDQAIAMSDIFPTAWFGAEMAEIKDGDTVAVFGCGPVGLFAIVSAKLMGAARVFAIDGLEDRLARAKELGAECINFETEDPVKTIARLTGDIGVDRAIDAVGIDANHAHHGETHEQAQWQPGDEPAQALQWAVEAVAKAGTISIIGVYPAGFDSFPIGAAMNKNVRINMGNCHHRKYIPRLIEMTLAGRVDPSKILTQTEPLTDAISAFRSFDKHETGWIKVKLEPTTSGT from the coding sequence ATGAAAGCTGTCGTGTTTCATGGTGTGGGCGACATCAGATTGGATGATGTCCCCGATCCAACCATTCAGTCGCCCACTGATGCCATCGTCAAACTGACTGCCTCGGCTATCTGCGGGACGGATCTGCACTTCATCCGTGGCAGCGCCCCAGACATGCAGCCCGGCACAATTCTCGGTCATGAGGGTGTTGGTATCATTGAGGCCATTGGCGACGACGTGCGCAATCTGAAGGTCGGCGATCGGGTACTGATTCCTTCCACCATCGCTTGTGGGAATTGCTCCTATTGTCGCGCCGGATATTTTTCGCAGTGTGACGTGGCCAACCCCAATGGCAAAACAGCGGGCACGGCTTTCTTTGGCGGGCCTAAAACCACTGGCCCGTTCAATGGACTGCAGGCAGAAAAAGCGCGCATCCCGTTCGCCAACATCGGTCTGATAAAACTTCCGGAAGAAATCACTGATGACCAGGCAATCGCCATGTCAGATATTTTTCCGACAGCCTGGTTTGGCGCGGAAATGGCTGAGATCAAGGATGGCGACACTGTCGCAGTGTTTGGTTGCGGCCCGGTGGGTCTTTTCGCCATTGTCAGTGCCAAATTGATGGGCGCTGCCAGGGTGTTTGCCATTGATGGTCTGGAGGACAGACTGGCCCGCGCAAAAGAGCTGGGTGCCGAGTGCATCAACTTCGAAACCGAAGACCCGGTAAAAACGATCGCTCGACTGACGGGCGACATTGGTGTTGATCGGGCGATAGACGCCGTCGGTATTGATGCCAATCATGCGCATCATGGCGAAACTCACGAGCAAGCGCAGTGGCAGCCAGGGGATGAACCAGCCCAGGCCCTGCAATGGGCCGTCGAGGCCGTGGCGAAGGCAGGGACGATTTCCATTATTGGGGTGTACCCGGCGGGATTCGACAGCTTCCCGATTGGCGCTGCAATGAACAAGAACGTCCGAATAAATATGGGCAACTGCCATCACCGTAAATACATTCCAAGGCTTATCGAAATGACCCTCGCAGGTCGCGTCGACCCTTCAAAAATTCTCACCCAGACCGAACCGTTAACCGATGCGATCTCTGCTTTCAGATCGTTCGATAAACACGAGACTGGCTGGATTAAGGTCAAGCTCGAACCAACTACAAGCGGTACGTAA
- a CDS encoding ferritin-like domain-containing protein has product MARKTVEDLFIHELSDMYSAEKQITRALPRMARAATNPLLADAFTSHLEETQGQIERIDQLVELTGIKLKRMKCVAMEGLVEESKELLEEIEKGAVLDAGLIGAAQKVEHYEIASYGTLIAMAKHLKLDDAVTLLAATLAEEKGADEKLTKIAEQGGNQAATLEK; this is encoded by the coding sequence ATGGCGAGAAAAACTGTTGAAGACCTGTTTATCCACGAGCTGTCGGACATGTACAGCGCCGAAAAACAGATCACCCGAGCATTGCCTCGTATGGCCAGAGCCGCGACCAACCCGTTGCTCGCTGATGCCTTTACCTCCCATCTGGAGGAAACCCAAGGGCAAATTGAACGCATTGATCAGTTGGTGGAGTTGACCGGTATCAAACTCAAAAGAATGAAGTGCGTGGCCATGGAAGGTTTGGTCGAGGAGTCGAAAGAGTTACTCGAAGAAATAGAGAAGGGCGCCGTACTGGACGCCGGTCTGATTGGCGCGGCGCAGAAGGTTGAGCATTACGAAATCGCCAGCTACGGCACGCTGATCGCAATGGCCAAGCACCTCAAACTGGATGACGCCGTGACGCTTCTGGCCGCTACGCTGGCGGAAGAAAAGGGTGCAGACGAAAAGCTGACGAAGATCGCGGAGCAGGGCGGCAATCAAGCGGCAACGCTGGAGAAATAA
- a CDS encoding ZIP family metal transporter yields the protein MSEPSAPLRSPERSWFVQISQSGWMGWFFWCVLAGVVVLLIISGYGAFVGARRDFLHLAFLGGLAGFAATALGAIAAIILRDIASRTQDIMLGFAAGMMLAASSFSLILPGIEAAQRISNNQLLAASIVVLGLALGVALMIGLDRFVPHEHVESGKRGPEVRRINRIWLFVLAITLHNLPEGMAIGVSFATGDMKVGLPLTTAIAIQDIPEGLAIALALRVTGISTHRAALIAVGSGLMEPLGAIIGLGISSSFALGYPIALGLAAGAMIFVVSHEVIPETHRNGHETPATLGLMLGFGVMMFLDTALG from the coding sequence ATGTCCGAACCGTCCGCACCGCTTCGGTCACCGGAAAGATCCTGGTTTGTCCAGATTTCTCAGTCGGGATGGATGGGCTGGTTCTTTTGGTGCGTGCTCGCAGGCGTCGTCGTTCTGCTGATCATCAGCGGCTACGGCGCTTTCGTGGGTGCCAGAAGAGATTTTTTGCATCTGGCTTTTTTGGGCGGTCTGGCAGGGTTCGCTGCCACGGCATTGGGGGCAATCGCCGCGATCATCCTGCGCGACATTGCCTCCCGCACTCAAGACATTATGTTGGGCTTCGCCGCTGGCATGATGCTCGCCGCCAGTTCGTTCTCGCTCATTCTTCCAGGAATCGAAGCGGCCCAGCGGATATCGAACAACCAGTTGCTGGCGGCAAGCATTGTTGTGCTCGGCCTGGCGCTGGGTGTGGCGTTGATGATTGGCCTGGATCGCTTCGTGCCGCATGAACACGTGGAAAGCGGAAAGCGCGGCCCCGAGGTTCGACGCATCAATCGCATTTGGCTGTTTGTACTTGCCATCACGCTGCACAACCTGCCGGAAGGCATGGCAATTGGCGTCAGTTTTGCGACCGGTGACATGAAGGTAGGACTGCCATTGACGACCGCGATTGCCATCCAGGACATTCCTGAAGGGCTGGCGATTGCCCTGGCTTTGAGAGTGACCGGCATCTCGACGCACCGTGCAGCACTGATTGCAGTCGGCTCAGGATTGATGGAGCCGTTAGGAGCCATTATCGGTTTGGGTATTTCAAGCAGTTTTGCCTTGGGTTATCCCATTGCGCTCGGCCTCGCGGCAGGCGCGATGATCTTCGTGGTTTCGCACGAAGTCATCCCGGAGACCCATCGTAACGGTCACGAAACGCCGGCGACGCTCGGCCTCATGCTGGGCTTTGGGGTAATGATGTTTCTCGATACGGCGTTGGGATGA
- a CDS encoding manganese catalase family protein, with the protein MFLHNKRLQYTVRVAQPNPGLANLLLEQFGGAQGELAAASRYFTQALAEDDPGRKDLLMDIATEELSHLEIVGSIIVMLNKGAKGQMAEGVEEEGELYRAINGAGNDSHITSLLYGAGAPLTNSAGVPWSAAYVDTIGEPTADMRSNIAAEARAKIVYERLMNVTDDPGVKEALGFLMTREIAHQLSFEKALHAIQPNFPQGKLPGMPEFTNVYFNMSQGEGSTRGPWNQGDDWEFVEEPTPAVDGGDGMASVKLSAEDDALLMDMKARTMSDPDSNPVTGADLGAGVQIEPGA; encoded by the coding sequence ATGTTCCTACATAACAAAAGGCTTCAATACACCGTGCGTGTTGCCCAGCCCAATCCTGGATTGGCCAATCTTTTACTTGAACAGTTTGGAGGCGCACAAGGCGAGCTGGCAGCCGCCTCGCGTTACTTCACCCAAGCACTGGCGGAAGACGATCCTGGCAGAAAGGATCTGTTGATGGATATCGCGACGGAGGAGCTCAGCCACCTGGAGATCGTCGGCTCAATCATCGTCATGTTGAACAAGGGCGCCAAAGGCCAAATGGCCGAAGGTGTCGAAGAAGAAGGGGAGCTTTATCGCGCCATCAACGGTGCGGGTAACGACTCTCACATCACTAGCCTGTTGTACGGCGCCGGCGCCCCTCTGACCAACTCGGCAGGCGTTCCGTGGTCGGCAGCTTATGTCGATACCATTGGCGAGCCCACAGCTGACATGCGCTCAAATATTGCCGCTGAAGCGCGGGCAAAAATCGTCTACGAACGGCTGATGAATGTCACCGACGATCCAGGTGTGAAGGAAGCGCTTGGGTTCCTGATGACGCGCGAGATCGCCCACCAACTGTCGTTCGAAAAAGCGCTGCATGCCATCCAGCCAAATTTCCCGCAGGGCAAGCTACCGGGTATGCCCGAATTCACCAATGTGTACTTCAACATGTCTCAAGGGGAAGGCAGCACGCGTGGTCCTTGGAACCAGGGAGACGATTGGGAATTCGTGGAAGAACCCACGCCGGCAGTCGATGGCGGGGATGGCATGGCCAGCGTGAAATTAAGTGCTGAAGACGATGCGCTGCTGATGGATATGAAAGCCAGAACAATGTCCGATCCGGACAGCAACCCGGTGACCGGTGCCGATCTTGGCGCGGGCGTACAGATCGAACCTGGAGCTTGA
- a CDS encoding ATP-binding protein — MKIEDTLLRQRKVLAKFGELALASDDLEQILDEACRLVGDALETNLAKFMQLEEDGVTFFVRNGVGWAPDVVGKVRVQACEGSPEIFSLNTNAPVISTDIAAETRFRYHDFQKNNGVKAFVNVLVHGANGERPFGIFEVDSRRPRQFTDSDIDFLRGYSNLLGAALKRFKNFDVMRETEKRLRESERHYRIAAELNPLWPWTADKGGNLISIDPRWYEYTGLSLEQTLERQWANAAYEADQVSIAALWDQSLATLQPFDLQVRLRKHTGDYRWFRILALCSLDVAGNCEQWYGTIEDIDDRVQLESALRDWNVLLEVRIAERTQQLEDEQRERAVTESKLRQSQKMEAVGQLTGGIAHDFNNLLAGIIGSLELMQRRIDAGRYNDLTRYNSIAMTSASRAAALTQRLLTFSRQQSLTPELLDPRKVLAGLEEMIRRSVGPSITVECSFRTTDRIRCDLNQLENALLNLVINARDAMPGGGRLDLQVDRCVIVETLAENALPPGSYVSISVTDSGTGISPQDLSRIFDPFFTTKKIGEGTGLGLSMIYGFTQQSGGQVRVHSSLGVGTTVTLYFPVDDSPPEDKEVDLADNQKLESSGKNETILLVDDEAAIRQMASELLSEIGYRVIEAVDSVSAISEAQKLEHLDLLLSDVGLPGLMNGVSLAAELKGKFPQLKVLFITGFAGGSRLVSVDSTTRILTKPFSLNELTSRVHSLLNTP, encoded by the coding sequence ATGAAAATCGAGGACACGTTGTTACGCCAGCGTAAGGTGCTTGCCAAGTTTGGCGAGCTGGCCTTGGCATCAGATGACCTTGAACAAATCCTCGACGAGGCATGTCGATTAGTCGGGGATGCCCTCGAAACCAATCTGGCCAAATTCATGCAGCTCGAAGAAGACGGCGTCACTTTCTTCGTGAGAAATGGCGTGGGCTGGGCGCCAGACGTGGTAGGAAAGGTTCGTGTGCAAGCATGCGAAGGAAGTCCGGAAATCTTCTCACTCAACACCAATGCACCCGTCATTTCGACAGACATCGCAGCAGAAACACGCTTTCGCTATCACGATTTTCAAAAGAACAATGGAGTGAAAGCCTTCGTCAACGTACTTGTACATGGCGCCAACGGGGAACGTCCTTTCGGAATATTTGAGGTGGACAGTCGACGCCCTCGTCAATTTACCGACAGCGATATCGACTTCCTCCGGGGATATAGCAACCTGCTTGGTGCCGCTTTGAAGCGCTTCAAGAATTTCGACGTTATGCGCGAAACAGAAAAACGCCTTCGTGAAAGCGAAAGGCATTACCGCATTGCAGCTGAGCTAAATCCACTCTGGCCCTGGACTGCCGACAAGGGCGGTAACCTTATTTCTATCGATCCGCGTTGGTACGAATACACCGGTCTATCGCTCGAGCAGACATTAGAGCGTCAGTGGGCCAATGCTGCCTATGAGGCGGATCAAGTGTCGATTGCTGCTCTTTGGGATCAATCTCTGGCCACGCTGCAGCCATTCGATCTGCAAGTGCGATTACGAAAACACACTGGCGATTATCGTTGGTTCAGAATCCTTGCGCTGTGCAGCCTCGACGTCGCGGGGAATTGCGAACAATGGTATGGCACCATCGAGGACATAGACGACAGGGTGCAGCTGGAGAGTGCTCTGCGTGACTGGAACGTTCTGCTCGAAGTTCGGATAGCAGAACGCACCCAACAGCTCGAAGATGAACAGCGTGAACGCGCTGTAACGGAATCCAAGTTAAGACAAAGCCAAAAAATGGAGGCGGTCGGCCAACTCACGGGCGGAATCGCTCATGACTTTAATAATTTGCTGGCGGGCATCATTGGCAGCCTGGAGCTGATGCAGCGACGCATCGATGCGGGGCGTTACAACGACCTGACGAGATATAACTCCATCGCCATGACCTCCGCATCGCGAGCGGCTGCATTGACACAACGACTATTAACGTTCTCCCGGCAGCAATCGCTGACTCCTGAACTGCTCGATCCCCGGAAGGTGCTTGCGGGTCTTGAAGAGATGATTCGGCGCTCGGTTGGGCCAAGCATCACTGTCGAGTGCTCATTCAGAACAACCGATCGAATCAGATGCGACCTTAACCAATTGGAAAATGCCTTGCTCAATCTTGTGATCAATGCACGAGATGCAATGCCAGGTGGTGGGAGGCTCGACCTTCAGGTAGATCGATGCGTTATCGTTGAGACCCTCGCCGAAAACGCGCTGCCACCTGGTTCTTATGTGAGCATCTCTGTAACAGACTCAGGCACTGGAATTTCTCCGCAAGACCTGTCTCGCATATTCGACCCTTTTTTCACTACCAAGAAAATTGGCGAAGGAACCGGTCTGGGCCTTTCAATGATTTATGGTTTCACTCAGCAATCTGGTGGCCAAGTCAGAGTACACAGCAGTCTTGGTGTCGGCACCACTGTGACTCTATATTTTCCGGTAGACGATTCTCCGCCGGAAGATAAGGAGGTAGACCTGGCTGATAATCAGAAGCTTGAGTCATCGGGGAAGAACGAAACCATATTACTGGTGGACGACGAAGCGGCTATCCGGCAAATGGCGTCGGAGCTTTTGTCCGAAATCGGCTATCGAGTGATTGAAGCGGTAGATAGCGTTTCCGCAATCAGCGAGGCGCAGAAGCTGGAGCACCTGGATTTATTGCTGAGCGATGTTGGTTTACCAGGATTGATGAATGGGGTCAGCCTGGCGGCCGAACTCAAGGGAAAATTTCCACAGCTCAAGGTGCTTTTCATTACCGGCTTTGCTGGAGGTTCACGACTGGTTTCTGTCGATAGCACAACCCGAATACTAACCAAACCCTTTAGTCTGAATGAGCTCACTTCGCGAGTGCATTCGTTGCTGAACACTCCCTGA
- a CDS encoding DUF3618 domain-containing protein, translating into MKSELEIEAEKSPEQIEREIDAQRASIGNIVDRLESKFTPGQMIDQAWGMMQNNGSTFLNNLGTSVRNNPVPAVLTSVGLLWLIMSQNRPPVPQPGYRTGPDQVGEWVDDIAEGFDSVRGQMHQTSDSLKEGYQSLKDKATHLSDNVGAATETVSHAMHNAGDRLARNSQVLGQQFNHLLKEQPLVVAAAGIALGALIGAALPTTATEQRYMGRTSAGLVDKVKKQAQEGYETVRDTVTKTTDQMDVTARSDSQQNSEAGASADLSRGLGTS; encoded by the coding sequence ATGAAAAGCGAATTGGAGATCGAAGCGGAAAAAAGCCCCGAACAGATCGAGCGCGAGATCGATGCTCAGCGGGCCAGTATCGGCAACATCGTCGATCGGCTGGAAAGCAAATTCACCCCCGGCCAGATGATTGATCAAGCGTGGGGCATGATGCAGAACAACGGCTCGACATTCCTGAACAACCTGGGCACCAGTGTGCGTAACAACCCCGTACCGGCGGTGCTGACTTCGGTTGGCTTGTTGTGGTTGATAATGAGTCAGAACCGGCCGCCAGTACCACAACCTGGCTATCGAACGGGGCCGGATCAGGTTGGCGAATGGGTCGATGATATCGCCGAGGGCTTTGACAGCGTCCGTGGACAAATGCATCAGACCTCCGACTCGCTGAAAGAGGGCTATCAGTCATTGAAGGACAAGGCCACTCACCTGAGCGACAACGTCGGTGCGGCCACCGAGACCGTGAGCCATGCCATGCATAACGCCGGTGATCGATTGGCGCGAAATAGCCAGGTGCTGGGGCAGCAGTTCAATCACTTGCTCAAGGAACAACCACTGGTGGTTGCCGCGGCGGGCATCGCCCTGGGCGCGCTGATTGGCGCGGCATTGCCTACAACCGCGACCGAGCAGCGTTACATGGGACGTACCAGTGCAGGCTTGGTCGACAAGGTGAAAAAACAGGCCCAGGAAGGCTATGAAACAGTACGCGACACCGTCACCAAAACGACCGACCAGATGGACGTGACAGCCAGGTCAGATTCGCAACAAAACAGCGAAGCGGGTGCGTCGGCGGATCTCTCTCGGGGATTAGGGACTTCCTGA